The proteins below are encoded in one region of Leptospira terpstrae serovar Hualin str. LT 11-33 = ATCC 700639:
- the trpB gene encoding tryptophan synthase subunit beta, whose protein sequence is MGKNLPGYFGEFGGRYSPEILTEALEELESTYQKLKKSKKFKKELEYYLRNYVGRPSPLTYAERLTKHWGGARIWLKREDLNHTGAHKINNAIGQALIARFMGKKRIIAETGAGQHGLATATVGAMFGMETVVYMGAVDVQRQNLNAKKIEMLGAKILPVTAGEATLKEATSEAMRDWALNVSTTHYIVGSAIGPHPFPTIVRDLQAVIGKEAKSQFKKENKKLPSAIVACVGGGSNAIGMFHAFLKDKQVAIYGAEAGGLGPKPGEHSATLTYGKTGFLHGTKTLIIQDEFGQIVPAHSVSAGLDYPGVGPEHAFLSQTGRVDYRMVTDEQALDCFLEVSRIEGIIPALETAHAFHVARDVARDLGKKKDLIICLSGRGDKDVTEVLRLLGERSK, encoded by the coding sequence CGGTGGCCGTTACTCTCCTGAAATTTTAACGGAAGCATTAGAAGAGCTTGAATCCACCTATCAAAAGTTAAAGAAAAGTAAGAAGTTCAAAAAAGAACTCGAATACTATTTACGGAACTATGTCGGAAGACCTAGTCCGCTTACCTATGCCGAACGTCTCACCAAACATTGGGGAGGTGCTCGTATCTGGCTAAAACGCGAAGATCTAAATCATACTGGTGCTCATAAAATTAATAATGCGATAGGACAGGCTCTTATTGCAAGGTTTATGGGTAAAAAAAGAATCATAGCGGAAACAGGTGCCGGACAACACGGACTTGCGACTGCCACTGTGGGTGCTATGTTCGGAATGGAAACGGTTGTTTATATGGGTGCCGTGGATGTCCAAAGACAAAATCTCAATGCCAAAAAAATTGAGATGTTAGGTGCAAAGATTCTTCCTGTAACTGCGGGAGAAGCCACCCTCAAAGAAGCAACAAGTGAAGCTATGAGAGACTGGGCACTCAATGTTTCAACTACACATTATATTGTCGGTTCCGCCATTGGTCCTCACCCGTTCCCCACAATTGTGCGTGATTTACAGGCGGTCATTGGAAAGGAAGCGAAGTCACAATTTAAGAAAGAAAATAAAAAACTTCCAAGTGCAATTGTTGCCTGTGTGGGTGGAGGATCCAATGCCATTGGAATGTTTCACGCCTTCCTTAAAGACAAACAGGTTGCCATTTACGGAGCCGAAGCTGGGGGACTTGGTCCAAAACCAGGAGAACACTCTGCAACTTTAACCTATGGCAAAACGGGATTTTTACACGGAACAAAAACCTTAATCATCCAAGATGAATTTGGTCAAATTGTTCCTGCCCATTCTGTTTCTGCGGGTCTTGATTATCCGGGAGTGGGGCCTGAACATGCCTTTCTTTCTCAAACAGGAAGAGTTGACTACCGTATGGTGACAGACGAACAAGCGTTAGACTGCTTTTTGGAAGTATCTCGTATTGAAGGAATTATCCCTGCATTGGAAACGGCTCATGCCTTTCATGTAGCAAGGGATGTTGCTCGTGATCTTGGAAAGAAAAAAGATTTAATCATTTGTCTTTCTGGTCGAGGTGACAAGGACGTAACGGAAGTTTTGCGGTTATTAGGTGAAAGAAGTAAATGA
- the trpA gene encoding tryptophan synthase subunit alpha, with protein MSKIKSLFDSAKFKSAFIPYFTLGDPNYNDSIEFGKTILDNGADILELGIPFSDPVADGPVIQRAVARSLKNSFSFDEIFRVTKAIHDHKPETPLVYLTYFNPIYHCGITKFLDRAKESGIVGLVIPDLPFDTAESETLFRELKVRDMDLIHLVTPASEKKRIQALAKTSSGFIYYVTSFGVTGERREFSLDLKERIRFLKETIQLPICAGFGISTPDQANQISQYADGIIIGSAIQRIIEENGSDRSKVVSALADYISKIRTSIS; from the coding sequence ATGAGTAAAATAAAATCGTTATTCGATAGTGCTAAATTTAAGTCCGCGTTCATCCCCTATTTTACTTTAGGGGATCCAAATTATAATGATTCTATCGAATTCGGAAAAACCATTTTAGACAACGGAGCCGATATTTTGGAACTTGGGATTCCTTTTTCGGATCCGGTTGCCGATGGGCCAGTCATCCAAAGGGCTGTGGCTCGTTCCTTAAAAAATTCCTTTTCCTTCGATGAAATCTTTCGTGTTACAAAAGCCATTCATGACCACAAACCAGAAACCCCTCTAGTCTATCTTACTTATTTCAATCCCATTTACCATTGTGGGATTACGAAATTTTTAGATCGGGCAAAGGAATCTGGCATTGTTGGACTTGTGATTCCTGATTTGCCATTTGATACTGCGGAAAGCGAAACCTTGTTTCGAGAGCTTAAAGTTCGCGATATGGATTTGATCCATTTGGTGACACCGGCATCCGAGAAAAAAAGAATCCAAGCCCTTGCAAAAACATCCTCTGGTTTCATCTATTACGTTACCTCTTTTGGTGTTACTGGTGAAAGACGTGAGTTCTCATTGGATTTGAAGGAACGGATCCGGTTTTTGAAAGAAACCATCCAATTACCCATTTGCGCTGGATTTGGAATCTCTACCCCGGACCAAGCGAACCAAATTTCGCAGTATGCAGATGGGATCATCATCGGTTCTGCCATCCAAAGGATCATCGAAGAAAACGGTTCGGATCGTTCCAAGGTCGTTTCTGCATTGGCAGATTACATTTCGAAGATCAGAACATCGATTTCTTAA